A genome region from Drosophila gunungcola strain Sukarami unplaced genomic scaffold, Dgunungcola_SK_2 000075F, whole genome shotgun sequence includes the following:
- the LOC128264613 gene encoding solute carrier family 41 member 1 isoform X1 yields the protein MSLPNEQTNLPHNPSQPASTDTPSTPSTTGTTPSTPTPSTKTTTPNELKHRLTPLNVRRLSGYVNPQVISDNAADDPPPTTINIGLFNNNNNNNTNNNNNNNNNTASTTPPSAYATPPIYQQQLSTLTATTPLDVAPDDKYRLFTIFNGNDPDNEKLSGLPHSTTGSLSSIITTSIASSEPDPGAASGGGGGGGGGGAGGGGGGGGSGNGGIGSGALVAADASSIAGINGSSEEKLALNRPGIKQEKWTTILLQVSIPFFLAGIGTIGAGIVLGRVEKWYVFKNVSELFILVPALLGLKGNLDMCLASRLSTQVNLGNMTSRQSVIRMIVGNIALVQVQATVASFLVAMFAVSVGAAMTGDFYFENMMLLTASAMFTATSSCFVLDFVLVAVIMFSQKYRLNPDNLATPLAASIGDVVSISLLSFIASLLYDHIKTHLWITFIVVTCYLVLLPMWVMIVLRNEYTRPVLKSGWVPVLSALCISGLGGLVLDAAVEVFTGFVVFQPIINGIGGNLVSVQASKISTMLHQSSIIGIIPPHTKIWEWPWRALFKGVPYAKTARILIAMSIPGNILFIFAADYINYSTSTVTWVFVVSYLMASLVQVMLLLYIAHIIVHAMWKWKIDPDNSAIPYLTALGDLLGSSLLAVAWLFTMSVGMEYGSGMQTLNAPN from the exons ATGTCGCTGCCCAACGAACAGACAAACTTGCCGCACAATCCCAGCCAGCCAGCATCCACAGACACACCATCCACACCATCCACAACAGGAACAACACCTTCCACACCAACACCTtccacaaaaacaacaacaccgAATGAGCTGAAACACCGCCTGACGCCATTGAATGTGCGTCGTTTATCGGGCTATGTCAATCCGCAAGTGATCAGTGATAATGCTGCTGATGATCCCCCGCCCACCACCATTAATATTGGCCTCttcaacaacaataacaacaacaatacaaataataataacaacaacaacaacaacacagcATCAACAACGCCACCATCTGCATATGCCACACCACCAATATACCAACAACAGTTGTCCACACTGACAGCAACCACTCCGCTAGATGTGGCACCGGATGATAAATACAGATTGTTTACCATTTTCAATGGAAACG ATCCCGACAATGAGAAATTGTCGGGCCTACCACATTCGACAACCGGTTCACTAAGCTCAATCATCACGACGTCCATAGCATCCTCCGAACCGGATCCTGGAGCGGCGagtggcggcggtggcggcggcggcggaggaggagcaggtggcggcggaggcggaggcggtaGTGGCAATGGCGGCATCGGTTCGGGTGCCCTGGTGGCAGCGGACGCCTCCAGTATCGCCGGCATCAATGGCAGCTCCGAGGAGAAATTGGCGCTCAATAGGCCAGGCATCAAGCAGGAGAAGTGGACCACGATCCTGCTGCAGGTCTCCATTCCGTTCTTCCTCGCCGGCATCGGCACCATCGGAGCTGGCATTGTGCTGGGACGCGTTGAG AAATGGTATGTGTTCAAGAATGTGAGCGAGCTGTTCATCCTGGTGCCGGCGCTTTTGGGCCTGAAGGGCAACCTGGACATGTGCCTGGCATCGCGGCTGTCCACGCAAGTGAACCTGGGCAACATGACCAGTCGGCAGAGCGTGATCAGGATGATAGTGGGCAATATAGCGCTGGTGCAGGTTCAGGCGACTGTGGCCTCCTTTCTGGTGGCCATGTTTGCGGTGAGCGTTGGTGCGGCCATGACCGGCGATTTCTATTTCGAGAACATGATGCTGCTGACCGCCTCGGCGATGTTCACGGCCACTTCGTCATGCTTTGTGCTGG ACTTCGTTTTGGTCGCTGTCATCATGTTCTCGCAGAAGTACCGTCTCAATCCGGATAATCTGGCCACGCCGTTAGCCGCCTCCATTGGCGATGTGGTGTCCATCAGTTTGCTCTCCTTTATCGCCTCGCTGCTGTACGATCATATCA AAACGCACCTGTGGATCACATTCATCGTGGTCACTTGCTACCTGGTGCTGCTGCCCATGTGGGTGATGATCGTGCTGAGGAACGAGTACACGCGACCGGTGCTAAAGAGCGGATGGGTGCCCGTCCTCTCGGCCCTCTGCATAAGTGG TCTGGGCGGCCTTGTGTTGGATGCTGCTGTCGAGGTGTTTACTGGATTCGTGGTGTTCCAGCCGATCATCAACGGAATCGGCGGCAACCTGGTGTCGGTGCAGGCCAGCAAGATATCCACAATGCTGCACCAGAGCTCAATTATCGGGATTATACCACCGCACACGAAGATATGGGAGTGGCCGTGGCGGGCGCTCTTCAAAGGAG TTCCCTATGCGAAGACAGCGAGAATACTTATTGCCATGTCCATTCCCGGCAACATTCTGTTCATCTTTGCGGCCGACTATATCAATTATAGCACCTCTACGGTCACCTGGGTGTTTGTGGTTTCCTATCTGATGGCCAGTTTAGTGCAG GTGATGCTGCTGCTCTATATTGCCCACATTATTGTGCACGCGATGTGGAAGTGGAAGATCGATCCGGATAACTCGGCCATACCCTACCTGACGGCCCTGGGCGATCTGCTGGGCAGCAGTCTGCTGGCGGTGGCGTGGCTCTTCACCATGTCTGTGGGCATGGAATACGGATCCGGAATGCAGACCCTCAACGCACCCAACTAG
- the LOC128264613 gene encoding solute carrier family 41 member 1 isoform X2 codes for MKPGANFQFALLPRHKLSGRDVSVRKMQPINSSGTNSGGEKNETRMRRRPIHPDNEKLSGLPHSTTGSLSSIITTSIASSEPDPGAASGGGGGGGGGGAGGGGGGGGSGNGGIGSGALVAADASSIAGINGSSEEKLALNRPGIKQEKWTTILLQVSIPFFLAGIGTIGAGIVLGRVEKWYVFKNVSELFILVPALLGLKGNLDMCLASRLSTQVNLGNMTSRQSVIRMIVGNIALVQVQATVASFLVAMFAVSVGAAMTGDFYFENMMLLTASAMFTATSSCFVLDFVLVAVIMFSQKYRLNPDNLATPLAASIGDVVSISLLSFIASLLYDHIKTHLWITFIVVTCYLVLLPMWVMIVLRNEYTRPVLKSGWVPVLSALCISGLGGLVLDAAVEVFTGFVVFQPIINGIGGNLVSVQASKISTMLHQSSIIGIIPPHTKIWEWPWRALFKGVPYAKTARILIAMSIPGNILFIFAADYINYSTSTVTWVFVVSYLMASLVQVMLLLYIAHIIVHAMWKWKIDPDNSAIPYLTALGDLLGSSLLAVAWLFTMSVGMEYGSGMQTLNAPN; via the exons ATCCCGACAATGAGAAATTGTCGGGCCTACCACATTCGACAACCGGTTCACTAAGCTCAATCATCACGACGTCCATAGCATCCTCCGAACCGGATCCTGGAGCGGCGagtggcggcggtggcggcggcggcggaggaggagcaggtggcggcggaggcggaggcggtaGTGGCAATGGCGGCATCGGTTCGGGTGCCCTGGTGGCAGCGGACGCCTCCAGTATCGCCGGCATCAATGGCAGCTCCGAGGAGAAATTGGCGCTCAATAGGCCAGGCATCAAGCAGGAGAAGTGGACCACGATCCTGCTGCAGGTCTCCATTCCGTTCTTCCTCGCCGGCATCGGCACCATCGGAGCTGGCATTGTGCTGGGACGCGTTGAG AAATGGTATGTGTTCAAGAATGTGAGCGAGCTGTTCATCCTGGTGCCGGCGCTTTTGGGCCTGAAGGGCAACCTGGACATGTGCCTGGCATCGCGGCTGTCCACGCAAGTGAACCTGGGCAACATGACCAGTCGGCAGAGCGTGATCAGGATGATAGTGGGCAATATAGCGCTGGTGCAGGTTCAGGCGACTGTGGCCTCCTTTCTGGTGGCCATGTTTGCGGTGAGCGTTGGTGCGGCCATGACCGGCGATTTCTATTTCGAGAACATGATGCTGCTGACCGCCTCGGCGATGTTCACGGCCACTTCGTCATGCTTTGTGCTGG ACTTCGTTTTGGTCGCTGTCATCATGTTCTCGCAGAAGTACCGTCTCAATCCGGATAATCTGGCCACGCCGTTAGCCGCCTCCATTGGCGATGTGGTGTCCATCAGTTTGCTCTCCTTTATCGCCTCGCTGCTGTACGATCATATCA AAACGCACCTGTGGATCACATTCATCGTGGTCACTTGCTACCTGGTGCTGCTGCCCATGTGGGTGATGATCGTGCTGAGGAACGAGTACACGCGACCGGTGCTAAAGAGCGGATGGGTGCCCGTCCTCTCGGCCCTCTGCATAAGTGG TCTGGGCGGCCTTGTGTTGGATGCTGCTGTCGAGGTGTTTACTGGATTCGTGGTGTTCCAGCCGATCATCAACGGAATCGGCGGCAACCTGGTGTCGGTGCAGGCCAGCAAGATATCCACAATGCTGCACCAGAGCTCAATTATCGGGATTATACCACCGCACACGAAGATATGGGAGTGGCCGTGGCGGGCGCTCTTCAAAGGAG TTCCCTATGCGAAGACAGCGAGAATACTTATTGCCATGTCCATTCCCGGCAACATTCTGTTCATCTTTGCGGCCGACTATATCAATTATAGCACCTCTACGGTCACCTGGGTGTTTGTGGTTTCCTATCTGATGGCCAGTTTAGTGCAG GTGATGCTGCTGCTCTATATTGCCCACATTATTGTGCACGCGATGTGGAAGTGGAAGATCGATCCGGATAACTCGGCCATACCCTACCTGACGGCCCTGGGCGATCTGCTGGGCAGCAGTCTGCTGGCGGTGGCGTGGCTCTTCACCATGTCTGTGGGCATGGAATACGGATCCGGAATGCAGACCCTCAACGCACCCAACTAG
- the LOC128264614 gene encoding uncharacterized protein LOC128264614 codes for MSHLMPRRTIEFRGDSLEDRGTVDKRQSRSNKRSAVTATPSSVQPNPRRPSASRLPLPLSLERDPANQMGATPNRGHRFVPSTAERPVPLHSDKKWVAERAQQILEYLNAVQHNEKSSGLGLIADLFNRAGGLRHMTIKQFVAILNFLFQHIWRNKVTVGQNHVEDITSAMQKLQYPNQVNKSWLVSPTTQHSFGHVIVLLDFLMDFAPPLRAGDEPFEEFPFMETTEHCESMVTMSTTQVQTVQLDEEVNALLFVGASKCITLWDQELSKEEAMLQAKTSDELITLKCGLPDRQDLDQKIGDLRAKLQQLDDKLQDASDDKKLEKLERICNKQKKLGQQLAASEEELNHQTNLLRQLSAKVEEKQTTIREQMKYEQRLRGAVNKQKYSAQQLKTLQIELNDMENYSKAYERQLKEVSDLELHQQVMVSRAKQKQLDAVEAFNSHARHMAMTCGPKIAGGGADQQLDLTLPLNPKLEDIAGRVHSLKLVDNFLQQQRQQNVERRQMLEQQADTIRDKTLDLDYKIADLESRLRAKENSLTKMEADYRAKREMQLQHQQQLLEDQQTQVAQLHELEKGQVEAQEQLKISEQKNEDLIAAAEKYQEQDHQLRNAALDDCEQKLAAAEKELQALGSTLSASQTKLSDAQERLQSAPLPSFDPVLNAIRKR; via the exons ATGTCGCACCTCATGCCCCGGCGTACCATCGAATTCCGCGGCGATTCGCTGGAAGATCGTGGCACCGTGGATAAACGCCAGTCTAG GAGCAACAAGCGAAGTGCAGTCACGGCCACTCCGTCGTCCGTCCAGCCGAATCCTAGAAG ACCCTCGGCGTCGCGTTTGCCGCTGCCGTTGAGCTTGGAGCGGGATCCAGCAAACCAAATGGGGGCGACGCCCAACCGAGGCCACCGATTCGTGCCCTCCACCGCGGAACGCCCTGTTCCCCTGCACTCCGACAAGAAATGGGTGGCGGAGCGGGCACAGCAGATACTGGAGTACCTCAATGCCGTCCAGCACAACGAGAAGTCCTCAGGACTGGGGCTCATCGCGGATCTGTTTAACCGCGCCGGCGGACTCCGGCACATGACCATCAAGCAGTTCGTGGCCATCCTTAACTTCCTCTTCCAGCACATCTGGCGCAACAAGGTGACCGTGGGCCAGAACCACGTCGAGGACATCACCAGTGCGATGCAGAAACTGCAATATCCCAATCAG GTGAACAAATCCTGGCTAGTGTCGCCGACCACGCAGCATTCCTTCGGCCACGTAATCGTTCTGCTGGACTTTCTCATGGACTTTGCGCCACCCTTGCGCGCCGGGGATGAGCCGTTCGAAGAGTTTCCATTCATGGAGACCACCGAGCATTGCGAATCGATGGTCACCATGTCGACCACCCAGGTGCAGACCGTTCAGTTGGACGAGGAGGTCAACGCTCTGCTCTTCGTCGGGGCCAGCAAATGCATTACCCTGTGGGATCAGGAGCTCTCCAAGGAGGAGGCTATGCTGCAGGCCAAGACCAGCGATGAGCTGATCACTCTGAAGTGCGGTTTGCCGGACCGCCAAGATCTCGACCAGAAGATCGGCGATCTGAGGGCAAAGTTGCAGCAACTGGATGACAAACTGCAGGATGCCAGCGACGACAAGAAGCTGGAGAAACTGGAACGGATTTGCAATAAGCAGAAAAAGCTTGGCCAACAGCTGGCTGCCAGCGAGGAGGAGCTAAACCATCAGACGAACCTATTGCGCCAGCTGTCCGCCAAGGTCGAAGAAAAGCAGACCACGATTAGGGAGCAAATGAAGTACGAGCAGCGGCTGCGGGGGGCGGTGAACAAACAGAAGTACTCCGCCCAGCAGCTGAAGACGCTTCAAATTGAGCTCAACGATATGGAAAACTACTCCAAGGCCTATGAGCGACAGCTGAAGGAGGTGTCCGACCTGGAGCTCCACCAGCAGGTGATGGTGTCGCGGGCCAAGCAAAAGCAACTGGACGCCGTCGAGGCTTTCAACTCGCATGCCCGCCACATGGCCATGACTTGCGGCCCGAAGATCGCCGGCGGCGGGGCCGACCAGCAGTTGGACTTAACGCTGCCCCTGAATCCCAAGCTGGAGGATATCGCCGGACGGGTACACAGCCTAAAGTTGGTGGACAATTTTCTTCAGCAGCAGCGCCAACAGAATGTCGAGCGGCGTCAGATGCTGGAGCAGCAGGCCGACACGATAAGGGACAAGACCCTTGACCTGGACTACAAAATCGCCGATTTGGAGTCGCGCCTGCGCGCGAAGGAAAATAGCTTGACCAAAATGGAGGCCGACTATCGTGCCAAGCGCGAGATGCAgctgcagcaccagcagcagctgctggagGATCAGCAAACTCAGGTCGCCCAGCTGCACGAGCTGGAGAAGGGTCAGGTCGAGGCGCAGGAACAACTAAAGATCAGCGAGCAGAAGAACGAAGATCTAATCGCCGCCGCCGAGAAGTATCAGGAGCAAGATCACCAACTCCGCAACGCAGCCCTCGACGACTGCGAGCAGAAGCTGGCCGCGGCGGAGAAGGAGCTGCAGGCCCTGGGATCCACGCTCTCTGCGAGCCAGACCAAGCTGTCCGATGCCCAGGAGCGGTTGCAATCCGCCCCGCTTCCCTCTTTTGACCCAGTGCTCAACGCCATCAGAAAGCGTTGA
- the LOC128264612 gene encoding late secretory pathway protein AVL9 homolog, whose protein sequence is MASEPENKPPILHILVVGFHHKLGCQVEFSHPPLISGSTGRHECPSGWKYLPTLALPDGSHNFAEDTVFFNLPSLYEPAASIYGVSCYRQIPVEKLKIRTADVTRSTVQKSVCILARLPIYGYIEVKLALIADAFFDQGDFSCTELLVKAYQQLNACLQDDESRRPMRHFHVGLSLREIVLHWRHKSLMLFKLLLLQRRVVCFGSPVRQMCVLILGMASLVPRLLEKGFQEVACVRTSRPLSPMPDFTDSLQREALAEAEPELEAVPSVGGGGEEAAAAGNEDGQQKLTPESATATEGEAEELALVSSAASAGEEQTSGDDTSPRSTPNSQSQDSSNGRNSSLTREASVDTLASNLAALCAVNPDEYRAPVSIFASGNLCLPYLSLPYMDLLSDPMVLSYVIGTSNVLFQQKRQLADVLVDIEAANLDAHDPEVRRQLVLSTEDLRYMDYIMKHVQSPKEDAEGSEYWIREQFQGYILALLRTAVAPDATPKDNDHFNAHFMGAFKRTQCFQEWYDVRPEPEFFEALPAGHPFAGTLSVADMKLKLAQTMQNSESGRKINQAVNTTSRAVGGAISQAKGAFSSWWSSITTAPANANAAPANGANGQEVVASEGGAAVPEICSSVTFQNHKDAEDLDMAGVSIHLAGQEEAPESHESHSASCEQSQGIVEIGREAELLDKADQPGKSSQPGKSSQSGQFGQPDQPEEPKISTVAATQAGRPGCGGDVATSAVERSSGDVFIV, encoded by the exons ATGGCCAGCGAGCCGGAGAACAAGCCGCCCATCCTGCACATCCTGGTGGTGGGCTTCCACCACAAGCTGGGCTGCCAGGTGGAGTTCTCGCACCCGCCCCTCATCTCGGGCTCCACGGGACGCCACGAGTGTCCCTCCGGCTGGAAGTACCTGCCCACTCTGGCGCTGCCAGATGGCTCGCACAACTTTGCCGAGGACACCGTGTTCTTCAACCTGCCCAGCTTGTATGAGCCGGCGGCGAGTATTTACGGGGTGTCCTGCTATCGCCAAATACCCGTGGAGAAGCTGAAGATCCGGACGGCGGACGTCACACGGAGCACGGTGCAGAAGTCCGTGTGCATCCTGGCGCGCCTGCCCATCTACGGGTATATTGAGGTCAAGCTGGCCCTCATTGCCGACGCCTTCTTCGACCAGGGCGACTTCTCGTGCACGGAACTGCTGGTCAAGGCCTACCAGCAGCTGAATGCCTGCCTCCAGGACGACGAGTCGCGCCGGCCAATGCGCCACTTCCATGTGGGCCTCTCGCTGCGCGAGATAGTGCTGCACTGGCGCCACAAGTCGCTCATGCTGTTCAAACTCCTGCTCCTGCAGCGACGAGTGGTGTGCTTCGGCTCGCCCGTGCGCCAAATGTGCGTCCTGATCCTGGGCATGGCCTCGCTGGTTCCCCGCCTGCTGGAGAAGGGCTTCCAGGAGGTGGCCTGTGTGCGCACCTCGCGACCCCTGTCGCCCATGCCCGACTTCACCGACTCGCTGCAGCGCGAGGCTCTGGCGGAGGCGGAGCCGGAACTGGAGGCTGTGCCTTCCGTGGGAGGAGGTggagaagaagcagcagcagctggtaACGAAGATGGTCAGCAAAAGCTCACGCCGGAGAGCGCCACCGCGACAGAGGGCGAGGCCGAGGAGCTAGCCCTCGTCTCGTCCGCAGCTTCTGCTGGCGAGGAGCAGACCAGCGGTGATGACACCTCGCCGCGTTCCACACCCAACTCACAGTCGCAGGACTCCTCGAACGGCAGGAACAGCTCGCTGACCAGAGAGGCCAGCGTGGACACACTGGCGT CCAACCTCGCCGCCCTGTGCGCCGTGAACCCGGATGAGTACCGGGCACCGGTCAGCATCTTCGCCAGCGGCAATCTCTGCCTGCCGTATCTGTCGCTGCCGTACATGGACCTGCTCAGCGATCCCATGGTGCTCTCCTATGTCATCGGCACCTCCAACGTGCTGTTCCAGCAGAAGCGTCAGCTGGCTGACGTCCTCGTGGACATCGAGGCGGCCAATCTGGATGCCCACGATCCGGAGGTGAGGCGCCAGCTAGTGCTGAGCACCGAGGACCTGCGCTACATGGACTACATCATGAAGCACGTGCAATCGCCCAAGGAGGATGCCGAGGGCAGCGAGTACTGGATCCGGGAGCAGTTCCAGGGCTACATTCTGGCCCTCTTGCGCACTGCGGTGGCTCCAG ATGCCACGCCCAAGGACAACGATCATTTCAATGCGCATTTCATGGGCGCCTTCAAGCGTACGCAATGCTTCCAGGAGTGGTACGATGTGAGGCCCGAGCCGGAGTTCTTCGAGGCCCTGCCCGCTGGACATCCCTTTGCCGGAACATTGTCCGTGGCGGACATGAAACTAAAACTAGCACA AACCATGCAAAACAGCGAGAGTGGACGGAAGATCAACCAGGCGGTGAACACCACGAGcagggcggtgggcggtgccATCTCGCAGGCCAAGGGCGCCTTCTCCAGCTGGTGGTCATCCATCACGACGGCGCCGGCCAATGCGAACGCTGCACCCGCGAACGGCGCCAATGGCCAGGAGGTCGTTGCGAGCGAAGGAGGAGCTGCCGTCCCAGAGATCTGCAGCTCAGTAACATTCCAAAACCACAAGGATGCCGAGGACCTGGACATGGCTGGAGTCAGCATCCACCTGGCTGGCCAGGAAGAGGCACCTGAGTCGCACGAATCGCACAGTGCGAGCTGTGAACAGTCGCAGGGCATCGTGGAGATCGGTCGCGAGGCGGAGCTGCTGGACAAAGCCGATCAGCCCGGTAAGTCCAGTCAGCCCGGTAAGTCCAGTCAGTCCGGTCAGTTCGGTCAGCCGGATCAGCCGGAGGAACCCAAGATCTCGACCGTGGCCGCAACACAAGCCGGTCGGCCCGGCTGTGGCGGCGATGTGGCCACCTCCGCCGTGGAGCGCAGCAGTGGCGATGTCTTCATTGTCTGA